A single window of Dermacentor albipictus isolate Rhodes 1998 colony chromosome 1, USDA_Dalb.pri_finalv2, whole genome shotgun sequence DNA harbors:
- the LOC135909861 gene encoding uncharacterized protein produces MPSESEKGDDVRHLGPLDSWSAFPFESHMGTIKKLLRKPQHPLEQLSNRIAETKKLQCRKKMTVSSSPLLTVQHQDGPLVPLCQGPQFKKVTFPEGIVLDTSRRNNCCKLLDGSVVVVENFAHNAQGTYDAVRQKLKQAEDGSDLGSEVDLGRGKSKKQRRALSSSPESVQRLPLPPPSMMKKAQKRDGRRIHKQSSHASTSRANDPNVCGDQGAVQCAQMCASETSESEGEAESGSEQDAMQESSGIERSFTAHSLMKRASQMGNTQCNNEKWHSSQSVAPISDDGTGTRCLRRKKC; encoded by the exons ATGATGTAAGACATTTGGGGCCACTGGACTCGTGGAGTGCATTTCCATTTGAGAGCCACATGGGCACCATCAAGAAGCTTCTGAGAAAGCCGCAGCACCCACTGGAGCAACTGTCAAACAGAATTGCTGAAACAAAGAAGcttcagtgcagaaaaaaaatgactgtaAGCAGTTCCCCTCTGCTCACTGTACAACATCAAGATGGGCCTCTTGTGCCTCTTTGCCAAGGGCCACAGTTCAAAAAAGTGACGTTTCCGGAAGGAATTGTCTTAGACACTAGTAGGAGGAATAACTGCTGCAAGCTCCTTGATGGAAGTGTAGTTGTGGTGGAGAACTTTGCCCATAATGCACAAG GAACATATGATGCAGTGCGACAAAAGCTCAAGCAAGCTGAAGATGGGTCAGACTTGGGGAGTGAAGTGGACCTGGGACGGGGAAAAAGCAAAAAGCAACGAAGAGCCCTTAGCTCAAGTCCGGAAAGTGTGCAGCGACTACCACTTCCACCGCCCTCTATGATGAAAA aagCACAGAAGAGGGATGGGAGACGTATTCACAAGCAGTCATCACATGCATCAACATCTAGGGCTAATGATCCCAATGTTTGCG GTGATCAAGGCGCAGTGCAATGTGCACAAATGTGTGCTAGTGAGACTTCAGAATCTGAGGGTGAGGCTGAGTCTGGAAGTGAACAAGATGCAATGCAAGAATCATCAGGCATTGAAAGATCGTTCACAGCTCACTCTTTGATGAAAA GAGCAAGCCAAATGGGAAATACACAGTGCAACAATGAGAAGTGGCATTCAAGTCAGTCTGTTGCACCTATTTCAGATGATG GTACGGGAACTCGCTGCCTTAGGAGGAAGAAATGTTAG